The following DNA comes from Candidatus Stygibacter australis.
TTCAATGGGAATCTGGAAGAGGAAGAAGATGACATATTTTCTTATATAAATGATCGTCGGGACAAAGATTTTGATAAATTTAATCCTGATATTCCTCTTAATAAATTAAGGAATAGATTTTTAGAAGAAATTTATAATAATGCAGCGATCAGACCAGAGAATCATTTTTATAGTATCACTTCTCCTACTGGGATAGGAAAAACATTTGGCTGCATGGTATTCGCGAATAAGCTGCGTAAACTGTTACCAGAGCGAAATGCTCGAATAATCTATTGTCTACCTTATACATCAATCATAGATCAGAATTACAAAGAATTTGATAAAATACTTAGTTTCAGTAAAGGAGATAAATATCAGAGAAGACCTAATCGATATTTGTTGAAACACCATTATCAGAATCCAAAAATAATAAATAATAGATTGGATGAAGACAAGAAGACTTTGAAGGATTATCATGATGATGTACTTTTTGTGGAATCCTGGAAATCAACTTATGTTGTAACAACTTTTGTTCAGTTATTTTATGCTGTAATCGGCTACCGTAACAGATCACTGAAGAAATTTCACAATATTGTCAATTCCATTATTATACTTGATGAAGTACAGAATATTGATCCAGATTATTATAGGTTACTTAGGGAAACATTTCAAGTATTGGGTAAGAAATTTGGAATATATTTCTTATTGATAACCGCAACTCAGCCGGAGATAATTGAAAAGGAGGATATAGTTGAATTGACAAATTCGGAATTTTATATGCATTCAGAGATATTTAATAGAGTAAGCTTAACAAGATTAAATGATGTGAATGATATTGATGAATTAATAGACGACTTTGGAAATTTGTTTTTAGGGAATAATGCCTTGATTGTGATGAATACAAAAAAGATGGCAAAATACATGTATGAGCAACTCCGTGAATTACACTCTGATTATACTTTAATATATTTAACAACAAATCTTCTTCCTTATGACAGGATAATAAAAATTGATCAAGTAAGAGAATTATTAAGAACAAAAGAAAAAGTCATTGTGGTT
Coding sequences within:
- the cas3 gene encoding CRISPR-associated helicase Cas3', which gives rise to FNGNLEEEEDDIFSYINDRRDKDFDKFNPDIPLNKLRNRFLEEIYNNAAIRPENHFYSITSPTGIGKTFGCMVFANKLRKLLPERNARIIYCLPYTSIIDQNYKEFDKILSFSKGDKYQRRPNRYLLKHHYQNPKIINNRLDEDKKTLKDYHDDVLFVESWKSTYVVTTFVQLFYAVIGYRNRSLKKFHNIVNSIIILDEVQNIDPDYYRLLRETFQVLGKKFGIYFLLITATQPEIIEKEDIVELTNSEFYMHSEIFNRVSLTRLNDVNDIDELIDDFGNLFLGNNALIVMNTKKMAKYMYEQLRELHSDYTLIYLTTNLLPYDRIIKIDQVRELLRTKEKVIVVSTQLIEAGVDLSFEYVFRDFGPLDSIVQVAGRCNRNGEYGLGNGKMFLFDLNNSNIYKKFVIQSVRDILSEQEYLSKDFYKLSIEYFSKLKFSSESKKIIKAIKELNYDTEIREQTPVNKFKLINDEGKESIYILRTKDAQKNMDELICQKRKLLKEPDRKIKDQIQLKIEKLKYELLPFTISLYPQELEIYRHYLQPAEEIDSNPDYPIKYLSYKFQAKYAYDEDIGFLKIPKKEIVNLQMW